From a region of the Tursiops truncatus isolate mTurTru1 chromosome 13, mTurTru1.mat.Y, whole genome shotgun sequence genome:
- the NEFH gene encoding neurofilament heavy polypeptide — translation MSFSGAEALLGAFAPLHGGGSLHYGLTRKGGARSAAGSSSGFHSWARTSVSSVSASPSRFRGAGAASSTDSLDTLSNGPEGCVVAAAAARSEKEQLQALNDRFAGYIDKVRQLEAHNRSLEGEAAALRQQQAGRAAMGELYEREVREMRGAVLRLGAARGQLRLEQEHLLEDIAHVRQRLDDEARQREEAEAAARALARFAQEAEAARVELQKKAQALQEECGYLRRHHQQEVGELLGQIQGSSAAQTQAQAEARDALKCDVTSALREIRAQLEGHAVQSTLQSEEWFRVRLDRLSEAAKVNTDAMRLAQEEITEYRRQLQARTTELEALKSTKDSLERQRSELEDRHQADIASYQEAIQQLDAELRNTKWEMAAQLREYQDLLNVKMALDIEIAAYRKLLEGEECRIGFGPSPFSLLEGLPKIPAISTHIKVKSEEKIKVVEKSEKETVIVQEQTEEVQLTEEVTEEEEKEAKEEEEGGEEAAKSPPAEEAASPEKEEAKSPVKEEGKSPEKAESPVKEEAKSPAEAKSPEKAKSPEGVKSPEKAKSPEKEEAKSPEKAKSPVKEEAKSPEKAKSPEKEEAKSPEKAKSPEKEEAKSPEKAKSPEKEEAKSPEKAKSPEKEEAKSPEKAKSPVKEEAKSPEKAKSPVKEEAKSPEKAKSPEKEEAKSPEKAKSPVKEEAKSPEKAKSPEKEEAKSPEKAKSPVKEEAKSPEKAKSPVKEEAKSPEKAKSPVKEEAKSPEKVKSPVKEVPKKEEAKSPMKEEEKAQEVKAKEPPKKTEEEKAPATLKTEEKKDSKKDEVPKKEAPKPEVQEKKDPAVEKPKEPKAEAKKEEAEDKKKAITPEKEAAAKGKEEAKPKEKTEVAKKEPDDAKAKEPSKAAEKEPEKPKKEETPAAPEKKDAKEGKATEAKKPEEKPKAEAQAKEPIKEASTPGKAKAEKAEKSSSTDQKDSRPPEKATEDKATKGEK, via the exons ATGAGCTTCAGCGGCGCTGAGGCGCTGCTGGGCGCCTTCGCGCCGCTCCACGGAGGCGGCAGTCTGCACTACGGGCTGACTCGCAAGGGCGGCGCGCGCTCTGCAGCCGGCTCCTCCAGCGGCTTCCACTCATGGGCGCGGACGTCCGTGAGCTCCGTGTCGGCCTCGCCGAGCCGCTTCCGCGGCGCGGGAGCCGCCTCCAGCACCGACTCGCTAGACACGCTGAGCAACGGACCGGAGGGCTGcgtggtggcggcggcggcggcgcgcagCGAGAAGGAACAGCTGCAGGCGCTGAATGACCGCTTCGCGGGCTACATCGACAAGGTGCGGCAGCTCGAGGCACATAACCGCAGCCTGGAGGGAGAGGCGGCGGCGCTGCGGCAGCAGCAGGCGGGCCGCGCCGCCATGGGCGAGCTATACGAGCGCGAGGTGCGCGAGATGCGCGGCGCTGTGCTGCGCTTGGGCGCGGCCCGCGGCCAGCTGCGCCTGGAGCAAGAGCACCTGCTGGAGGACATCGCGCACGTGCGCCAGCGCCTAGACGACGAGGCCCGGCAGCGCGAGGAGGCTGAGGCGGCGGCGCGCGCACTTGCGCGCTTTGCGCAGGAGGCCGAAGCGGCGCGCGTCGAGCTGCAGAAGAAAGCTCAGGCCCTGCAGGAAGAGTGCGGCTACCTGCGGCGTCACCACCAGCAGGAGGTGGGCGAGTTGCTCGGCCAGATCCAGGGCAGCAGCGCCGCGCAGACTCAGGCGCAGGCCGAGGCGCGCGACGCCCTCAAGTGCGACGTGACGTCGGCACTGCGCGAGATCCGCGCGCAGCTGGAAGGCCACGCAGTGCAGAGCACGCTACAGTCCGAGGAGTGGTTCCGAG TGAGACTGGACCGACTGTCAGAGGCAGCCAAGGTGAACACAGACGCCATGCGCTTGGCACAGGAGGAGATAACTGAGTACCGGCGGCAGCTGCAGGCCAGGACCACAGAGCTGGAGGCGCTCAAAAGCACCAAGGACTCACTGGAGAGGCAGCGCTCTGAGCTGGAGGACCGTCATCAGGCTGACATCGCATCCTAccag GAAGCCATCCAGCAGCTGGATGCTGAGCTCAGGAACACCAAGTGGGAGATGGCAGCCCAGCTCCGAGAGTACCAGGACCTGCTCAATGTCAAGATGGCTCTGGATATTGAGATTGCTGCTTACAG AAAACTCCTGGAGGGTGAAGAGTGTCGGATTGGCTTTGGCCCGAGTCCTTTCTCCCTTCTAGAAGGACTCCCCAAAATCCCTGCCATATCCACTCATATAAAAGTCAAAAGCGAAGAGAAGATCAAGGTGGTAGAAaagtcagagaaggaaactgtGATTGTGCAGGAACAGACAGAGGAGGTCCAGCTGACTGAGGAAGTGactgaagaagaagagaaagaggccaaagaggaggaggaagggggagaagaagCAGCAAAATCTCCCCCAGCAGAAGAGGCCGCATCTCCAGAGAAAGAGGAGGCCAAGTCCCCAGTGAAGGAAGAAGGCAAGTCCCCAGAAAAGGCTGAGTCCCCTGTGAAAGAAGAAGCAAAATCGCCAGCTGAGGCCAAGTCTCCTGAGAAGGCCAAGTCCCCAGAAGGAGTGAAGTCTCCAGAGAAGGCCAAGTCcccagagaaggaagaggccAAATCCCCAGAGAAGGCCAAATCCCCTGTGAAGGAAGAGGCCAAATCCCCAGAGAAGGCCAAGTCcccagagaaggaagaggccAAATCCCCAGAGAAGGCCAAGTCcccagagaaggaagaggccAAATCCCCAGAGAAGGCCAAGTCcccagagaaggaagaggccAAATCCCCAGAGAAGGCCAAGTCcccagagaaggaagaggccAAATCCCCAGAGAAGGCCAAGTCCCCTGTGAAGGAAGAGGCCAAATCCCCAGAGAAGGCCAAGTCCCCTGTGAAGGAAGAGGCCAAATCCCCGGAGAAGGCCAAGTCcccagagaaggaagaggccAAGTCCCCAGAGAAGGCCAAGTCCCCAGTGAAGGAAGAGGCCAAGTCCCCAGAGAAGGCCAAGTCcccagagaaggaagaggccAAATCCCCAGAGAAGGCCAAATCCCCAGTGAAGGAAGAGGCCAAATCCCCAGAGAAGGCCAAGTCTCCCGTGAAGGAAGAAGCAAAGTCCCCGGAGAAGGCCAAAAGCCCTGTCAAGGAGGAGGCCAAATCCCCAGAGAAGGTCAAGTCTCCTGTGAAGGAGGTCCCAAAGAAGGAGGAGGCAAAGTCCCCcatgaaggaggaagagaaagcccAGGAGGTGAAAGCCAAAGAGCCCccaaagaagacagaggaagagaaagctccagccacactgaaaaCCGAGGAGAAGAAGGACAGCAAGAAAGATGAGGTGCCCAAGAAGGAGGCTCCAAAGCCCGAGGTCCAGGAGAAGAAGGACCCTGCTGTGGAAAAGCCCAAAGAACCCAAAGCTGAAGCCAAGAAGGAAGAGGCTGAAGATAAGAAAAAAGCAATCACCCCAGAGAAGGAGGCTGCTGCCAAGGGGAAGGAAGAAGCCAAACCCAAAGAGAAGACTGAGGTGGCCAAGAAGGAACCAGATGATGCCAAGGCCAAAGAACCCAGCAAAGCAGCAGAGAAAGAGCCGGAAAAGCCAAAGAAGGAAGAGACGCCAGCGGCACCTGAGAAAAAAGACGCCAAGGAGGGGAAGGCCACAGAGGCCAAGAAGCCTGAGGAGAAACCCAAAGCAGAGGCCCAAGCCAAGGAGCCCATCAAGGAGGCCTCCACACCAGGCAAAGCCAAGGCAGAAAAGGCTGAGAAATCCTCTAGCACAGACCAGAAAGACAGCAGGCCTCCAGAGAAGGCCACAGAAGACAAGGCCACCAAGGGAGAGAAGtaa